In Nicotiana tabacum cultivar K326 chromosome 17, ASM71507v2, whole genome shotgun sequence, one DNA window encodes the following:
- the LOC107762063 gene encoding chloroplastic group IIA intron splicing facilitator CRS1, chloroplastic isoform X2, with translation MSATSFLVPNSNTLTLCPHSNFVIKPKTVLPFKSFNFKITTFSFKPNDNNHSSKNLEQCNLEFENQDYGSTSNPISRSSSGIKGPTAPWMRGPLLVEPNQVLDLSKSRKKKDANFAKTQNPNDALSGKVSGGRGKKAMKKIYQSIDKLQETQNLEFTHVETDAKFEFQFPPGSLTHWKDVNFDFNEQTPYVKKDKVERVEFDILSRENEGRGNRRSGEKMPWESEERFVYRRMKKEKVLTAAELKLDAMLLERLRGEAVKIQKWVKVKKAGVTRAVVDQIHLLWKNNELAMLKFDLPLCRNMDRAQEIIEMKTGGFVVWRKKNALVVYRGCDYTLRQKDDPKRHHDFLRSQQNNSSTYTFKKTSAFSSSNSSRSSVDVISGESSEEDSLTINESLYEREANRLLDDLGPRYVDWWWPKPLPVDADLLPEVVPGFKPPFRLCPPRSRSKLTDDELTHLRKLARSLPTHFVLGRNRKLQGLAAAIIKLWEKCHIAKIALKWGIPNTNNELMANELKYLTGGVLLLRNKFFIILYRGKDFLPSQVASLVAEREVELRRCQLEEEAARFKAIETLPITTGESMSISNVGTLSEFQTIAEPGREKSETEVQLVAEKERLEKELRDEQHSLYILKKKIEKSSIALGKLDAAWRPAKPDVDKEILTQEERRSLRQIGLKMDRSLVLGLHQHWKHREVVKVITMQKIFSQVIHTANLLEAESGGILVSVDKLKEGHAIIIYRGKNYRRPELVPQNLLNKRLALSRSLEMQRLGSLKFYANQTEQAISDLKCKLVEYTVKIGQMGEDLKGSGA, from the exons ATGTCTGCTACTTCATTTCTAGTTCCCAATTCTAATACACTGACCCTCTGTCCCCATTCCAATTTTGTCATCAAACCCAAAacagttcttcctttcaaatcattcaaTTTTAAAATTACCACCTTTTCCTTCAAACCCAATGATAATAATCATTCCAGCAAAAACTTGGAGCAATGCAATCTTGAATTTGAAAATCAAGATTATGGGTCAACATCAAACCCTATTTCACGTTCAAGTTCAGGAATTAAAGGCCCTACTGCTCCATGGATGAGGGGTCCTCTTCTTGTTGAACCCAATCAAGTTTTGGACTTATCCAAATCAAGAAAGAAGAAAGATGCCAACTTTGCTAAAACCCAAAATCCTAATGATGCACTTTCTGGTAAAGTTAGTGGAGGAAGAGGTAAAAAGGCAATGAAGAAGATTTATCAAAGCATTGATAAGCTCCAAGAAACGCAAAATTTGGAATTTACACATGTGGAAACTGATGCTAAGTTTGAATTTCAGTTCCCACCTGGTTCTTTAACTCATTGGAAAGATGTGAACTTTGATTTTAATGAACAAACTCCATATGTGAAAAAGGACAAAGTGGAAAGAGTGGAATTTGATATTTTATCAAGAGAGAATGAAGGAAGAGGGAATAGACGAAGTGGAGAGAAAATGCCATGGGAGAGTGAGGAAAGATTTGTGTataggagaatgaagaaggagaaAGTTTTAACAGCTGCTGAGTTGAAACTTGATGCAATGTTGCTTGAGAGATTGAGGGGTGAGGCTGTAAAGATTCAGAAGTGGGTGAAGGTTAAGAAAGCAGGAGTGACACGAGCTGTTGTTGACCAAATCCACTTGCTTTGGAAGAATAATGAACTTGCAATGCTCAAATTTGACCTGCCTTTATGTCGTAATATGGACAGAGCTCAAGAAATTATTGAG ATGAAGACTGGAGGCTTTGTAGTTTGGAGGAAGAAAAATGCTCTGGTTGTTTATAGAGGATGTGATTATACTTTGAGACAGAAGGATGACCCCAAACGGCATCATGATTTTCTCCGTAGTCAACAAAACAATTCATCTACTTACACCTTTAAAAAGACAAGTGCTTTCTCGTCGTCGAACTCAAGTAGGAGCAGTGTAGATGTGATAAGTGGTGAAAGCTCAGAAGAGGATAGCCTAACAATAAATGAGTCACTCTATGAGAGGGAAGCTAATAGATTATTGGATGACTTAGGACCTCGTTATGTTGATTGGTGGTGGCCAAAGCCTTTACCTGTGGATGCAGATTTGCTTCCTGAAGTGGTTCCTGGATTTAAGCCACCATTTAGACTTTGCCCACCACGTTCAAGATCAAAGCTGACTGATGATGAACTTACACACTTAAGGAAGCTTGCTCGTTCTTTGCCAACTCATTTTGTCCTCG GGAGAAACAGAAAACTGCAAGGCTTGGCTGCAGCCATCATAAAATTGTGGGAGAAATGTCATATTGCAAAGATAGCTTTGAAGTGGGGAATTCCAAATACTAACAATGAGCTAATGGCAAATGAGCTGAAG TATCTTACTGGAGGAGTTCTTTTATTGCGGAATAAGTTCTTTATAATCCTATACAGAGGTAAGGATTTTCTTCCTTCTCAAGTTGCAAGCCTTGTAGCTGAGAGGGAAGTGGAACTCAGAAGATGTCAGCTTGAGGAAGAAGCTGCACGATTCAAAGCAATTGAAACCCTTCCAATCACTACTGGAGAATCAATGAGCATTAGTAATGTTGGGACTTTATCAGAATTCCAGACAATTGCAGAACCTGGAAGGGAGAAATCTGAGACTGAAGTTCAATTAGTAGCAGAAAAAGAAAGATTAGAAAAAGAACTGAGAGATGAACAGCACAGCCTTTACATT CTCAAGAAGAAGATTGAAAAATCATCTATAGCATTGGGAAAGTTAGATGCTGCATGGAGACCTGCCAAACCAGATGTCGATAAAGAAATTTTAACACAAGAAGAGAGACGATCTCTTAGGCAGATAGGATTGAAGATGGACAGGAGTTTAGTGCTTG GTCTCCATCAGCATTGGAAGCACAGAGAAGTTGTTAAGGTGATCACAATGCAGAAAATCTTTTCTCAGGTCATTCATACTGCAAATCTCCTGGAGGCAGAAAGTGGTGGAATTCTGGTTTCTGTAGACAAACTTAAAGAAGGCCATGCTATAATAATTTATCGGGGAAAGAACTACAGGCGCCCGGAATTGGTGCCGCAAAATCTTTTAAACAAAAGACTAGCTTTAAGTCGGTCCCTTGAAATGCAGAGACTTGGA TCATTGAAGTTTTATGCAAATCAAACGGAGCAGGCAATCTCTGATCTTAAGTGCAAGTTG GTAGAATATACAGTAAAGATTGGTCAAATGGGGGAAGATCTAAAAGGTAGTGGTGCATAA
- the LOC107762063 gene encoding chloroplastic group IIA intron splicing facilitator CRS1, chloroplastic isoform X1: MSATSFLVPNSNTLTLCPHSNFVIKPKTVLPFKSFNFKITTFSFKPNDNNHSSKNLEQCNLEFENQDYGSTSNPISRSSSGIKGPTAPWMRGPLLVEPNQVLDLSKSRKKKDANFAKTQNPNDALSGKVSGGRGKKAMKKIYQSIDKLQETQNLEFTHVETDAKFEFQFPPGSLTHWKDVNFDFNEQTPYVKKDKVERVEFDILSRENEGRGNRRSGEKMPWESEERFVYRRMKKEKVLTAAELKLDAMLLERLRGEAVKIQKWVKVKKAGVTRAVVDQIHLLWKNNELAMLKFDLPLCRNMDRAQEIIEMKTGGFVVWRKKNALVVYRGCDYTLRQKDDPKRHHDFLRSQQNNSSTYTFKKTSAFSSSNSSRSSVDVISGESSEEDSLTINESLYEREANRLLDDLGPRYVDWWWPKPLPVDADLLPEVVPGFKPPFRLCPPRSRSKLTDDELTHLRKLARSLPTHFVLGRNRKLQGLAAAIIKLWEKCHIAKIALKWGIPNTNNELMANELKYLTGGVLLLRNKFFIILYRGKDFLPSQVASLVAEREVELRRCQLEEEAARFKAIETLPITTGESMSISNVGTLSEFQTIAEPGREKSETEVQLVAEKERLEKELRDEQHSLYILKKKIEKSSIALGKLDAAWRPAKPDVDKEILTQEERRSLRQIGLKMDRSLVLGRRGVFDGVLAGLHQHWKHREVVKVITMQKIFSQVIHTANLLEAESGGILVSVDKLKEGHAIIIYRGKNYRRPELVPQNLLNKRLALSRSLEMQRLGSLKFYANQTEQAISDLKCKLVEYTVKIGQMGEDLKGSGA; this comes from the exons ATGTCTGCTACTTCATTTCTAGTTCCCAATTCTAATACACTGACCCTCTGTCCCCATTCCAATTTTGTCATCAAACCCAAAacagttcttcctttcaaatcattcaaTTTTAAAATTACCACCTTTTCCTTCAAACCCAATGATAATAATCATTCCAGCAAAAACTTGGAGCAATGCAATCTTGAATTTGAAAATCAAGATTATGGGTCAACATCAAACCCTATTTCACGTTCAAGTTCAGGAATTAAAGGCCCTACTGCTCCATGGATGAGGGGTCCTCTTCTTGTTGAACCCAATCAAGTTTTGGACTTATCCAAATCAAGAAAGAAGAAAGATGCCAACTTTGCTAAAACCCAAAATCCTAATGATGCACTTTCTGGTAAAGTTAGTGGAGGAAGAGGTAAAAAGGCAATGAAGAAGATTTATCAAAGCATTGATAAGCTCCAAGAAACGCAAAATTTGGAATTTACACATGTGGAAACTGATGCTAAGTTTGAATTTCAGTTCCCACCTGGTTCTTTAACTCATTGGAAAGATGTGAACTTTGATTTTAATGAACAAACTCCATATGTGAAAAAGGACAAAGTGGAAAGAGTGGAATTTGATATTTTATCAAGAGAGAATGAAGGAAGAGGGAATAGACGAAGTGGAGAGAAAATGCCATGGGAGAGTGAGGAAAGATTTGTGTataggagaatgaagaaggagaaAGTTTTAACAGCTGCTGAGTTGAAACTTGATGCAATGTTGCTTGAGAGATTGAGGGGTGAGGCTGTAAAGATTCAGAAGTGGGTGAAGGTTAAGAAAGCAGGAGTGACACGAGCTGTTGTTGACCAAATCCACTTGCTTTGGAAGAATAATGAACTTGCAATGCTCAAATTTGACCTGCCTTTATGTCGTAATATGGACAGAGCTCAAGAAATTATTGAG ATGAAGACTGGAGGCTTTGTAGTTTGGAGGAAGAAAAATGCTCTGGTTGTTTATAGAGGATGTGATTATACTTTGAGACAGAAGGATGACCCCAAACGGCATCATGATTTTCTCCGTAGTCAACAAAACAATTCATCTACTTACACCTTTAAAAAGACAAGTGCTTTCTCGTCGTCGAACTCAAGTAGGAGCAGTGTAGATGTGATAAGTGGTGAAAGCTCAGAAGAGGATAGCCTAACAATAAATGAGTCACTCTATGAGAGGGAAGCTAATAGATTATTGGATGACTTAGGACCTCGTTATGTTGATTGGTGGTGGCCAAAGCCTTTACCTGTGGATGCAGATTTGCTTCCTGAAGTGGTTCCTGGATTTAAGCCACCATTTAGACTTTGCCCACCACGTTCAAGATCAAAGCTGACTGATGATGAACTTACACACTTAAGGAAGCTTGCTCGTTCTTTGCCAACTCATTTTGTCCTCG GGAGAAACAGAAAACTGCAAGGCTTGGCTGCAGCCATCATAAAATTGTGGGAGAAATGTCATATTGCAAAGATAGCTTTGAAGTGGGGAATTCCAAATACTAACAATGAGCTAATGGCAAATGAGCTGAAG TATCTTACTGGAGGAGTTCTTTTATTGCGGAATAAGTTCTTTATAATCCTATACAGAGGTAAGGATTTTCTTCCTTCTCAAGTTGCAAGCCTTGTAGCTGAGAGGGAAGTGGAACTCAGAAGATGTCAGCTTGAGGAAGAAGCTGCACGATTCAAAGCAATTGAAACCCTTCCAATCACTACTGGAGAATCAATGAGCATTAGTAATGTTGGGACTTTATCAGAATTCCAGACAATTGCAGAACCTGGAAGGGAGAAATCTGAGACTGAAGTTCAATTAGTAGCAGAAAAAGAAAGATTAGAAAAAGAACTGAGAGATGAACAGCACAGCCTTTACATT CTCAAGAAGAAGATTGAAAAATCATCTATAGCATTGGGAAAGTTAGATGCTGCATGGAGACCTGCCAAACCAGATGTCGATAAAGAAATTTTAACACAAGAAGAGAGACGATCTCTTAGGCAGATAGGATTGAAGATGGACAGGAGTTTAGTGCTTG GGAGACGCGGTGTTTTTGATGGTGTATTAGCAGGTCTCCATCAGCATTGGAAGCACAGAGAAGTTGTTAAGGTGATCACAATGCAGAAAATCTTTTCTCAGGTCATTCATACTGCAAATCTCCTGGAGGCAGAAAGTGGTGGAATTCTGGTTTCTGTAGACAAACTTAAAGAAGGCCATGCTATAATAATTTATCGGGGAAAGAACTACAGGCGCCCGGAATTGGTGCCGCAAAATCTTTTAAACAAAAGACTAGCTTTAAGTCGGTCCCTTGAAATGCAGAGACTTGGA TCATTGAAGTTTTATGCAAATCAAACGGAGCAGGCAATCTCTGATCTTAAGTGCAAGTTG GTAGAATATACAGTAAAGATTGGTCAAATGGGGGAAGATCTAAAAGGTAGTGGTGCATAA
- the LOC107762063 gene encoding chloroplastic group IIA intron splicing facilitator CRS1, chloroplastic isoform X3 has protein sequence MSATSFLVPNSNTLTLCPHSNFVIKPKTVLPFKSFNFKITTFSFKPNDNNHSSKNLEQCNLEFENQDYGSTSNPISRSSSGIKGPTAPWMRGPLLVEPNQVLDLSKSRKKKDANFAKTQNPNDALSGKVSGGRGKKAMKKIYQSIDKLQETQNLEFTHVETDAKFEFQFPPGSLTHWKDVNFDFNEQTPYVKKDKVERVEFDILSRENEGRGNRRSGEKMPWESEERFVYRRMKKEKVLTAAELKLDAMLLERLRGEAVKIQKWVKVKKAGVTRAVVDQIHLLWKNNELAMLKFDLPLCRNMDRAQEIIEMKTGGFVVWRKKNALVVYRGCDYTLRQKDDPKRHHDFLRSQQNNSSTYTFKKTSAFSSSNSSRSSVDVISGESSEEDSLTINESLYEREANRLLDDLGPRYVDWWWPKPLPVDADLLPEVVPGFKPPFRLCPPRSRSKLTDDELTHLRKLARSLPTHFVLGRNRKLQGLAAAIIKLWEKCHIAKIALKWGIPNTNNELMANELKYLTGGVLLLRNKFFIILYRGKDFLPSQVASLVAEREVELRRCQLEEEAARFKAIETLPITTGESMSISNVGTLSEFQTIAEPGREKSETEVQLVAEKERLEKELRDEQHSLYILKKKIEKSSIALGKLDAAWRPAKPDVDKEILTQEERRSLRQIGLKMDRSLVLGRRGVFDGVLAGLHQHWKHREVVKVITMQKIFSQVIHTANLLEAESGGILVSVDKLKEGHAIIIYRGKNYRRPELVPQNLLNKRLALSRSLEMQRLGSLKFYANQTEQAISDLKCK, from the exons ATGTCTGCTACTTCATTTCTAGTTCCCAATTCTAATACACTGACCCTCTGTCCCCATTCCAATTTTGTCATCAAACCCAAAacagttcttcctttcaaatcattcaaTTTTAAAATTACCACCTTTTCCTTCAAACCCAATGATAATAATCATTCCAGCAAAAACTTGGAGCAATGCAATCTTGAATTTGAAAATCAAGATTATGGGTCAACATCAAACCCTATTTCACGTTCAAGTTCAGGAATTAAAGGCCCTACTGCTCCATGGATGAGGGGTCCTCTTCTTGTTGAACCCAATCAAGTTTTGGACTTATCCAAATCAAGAAAGAAGAAAGATGCCAACTTTGCTAAAACCCAAAATCCTAATGATGCACTTTCTGGTAAAGTTAGTGGAGGAAGAGGTAAAAAGGCAATGAAGAAGATTTATCAAAGCATTGATAAGCTCCAAGAAACGCAAAATTTGGAATTTACACATGTGGAAACTGATGCTAAGTTTGAATTTCAGTTCCCACCTGGTTCTTTAACTCATTGGAAAGATGTGAACTTTGATTTTAATGAACAAACTCCATATGTGAAAAAGGACAAAGTGGAAAGAGTGGAATTTGATATTTTATCAAGAGAGAATGAAGGAAGAGGGAATAGACGAAGTGGAGAGAAAATGCCATGGGAGAGTGAGGAAAGATTTGTGTataggagaatgaagaaggagaaAGTTTTAACAGCTGCTGAGTTGAAACTTGATGCAATGTTGCTTGAGAGATTGAGGGGTGAGGCTGTAAAGATTCAGAAGTGGGTGAAGGTTAAGAAAGCAGGAGTGACACGAGCTGTTGTTGACCAAATCCACTTGCTTTGGAAGAATAATGAACTTGCAATGCTCAAATTTGACCTGCCTTTATGTCGTAATATGGACAGAGCTCAAGAAATTATTGAG ATGAAGACTGGAGGCTTTGTAGTTTGGAGGAAGAAAAATGCTCTGGTTGTTTATAGAGGATGTGATTATACTTTGAGACAGAAGGATGACCCCAAACGGCATCATGATTTTCTCCGTAGTCAACAAAACAATTCATCTACTTACACCTTTAAAAAGACAAGTGCTTTCTCGTCGTCGAACTCAAGTAGGAGCAGTGTAGATGTGATAAGTGGTGAAAGCTCAGAAGAGGATAGCCTAACAATAAATGAGTCACTCTATGAGAGGGAAGCTAATAGATTATTGGATGACTTAGGACCTCGTTATGTTGATTGGTGGTGGCCAAAGCCTTTACCTGTGGATGCAGATTTGCTTCCTGAAGTGGTTCCTGGATTTAAGCCACCATTTAGACTTTGCCCACCACGTTCAAGATCAAAGCTGACTGATGATGAACTTACACACTTAAGGAAGCTTGCTCGTTCTTTGCCAACTCATTTTGTCCTCG GGAGAAACAGAAAACTGCAAGGCTTGGCTGCAGCCATCATAAAATTGTGGGAGAAATGTCATATTGCAAAGATAGCTTTGAAGTGGGGAATTCCAAATACTAACAATGAGCTAATGGCAAATGAGCTGAAG TATCTTACTGGAGGAGTTCTTTTATTGCGGAATAAGTTCTTTATAATCCTATACAGAGGTAAGGATTTTCTTCCTTCTCAAGTTGCAAGCCTTGTAGCTGAGAGGGAAGTGGAACTCAGAAGATGTCAGCTTGAGGAAGAAGCTGCACGATTCAAAGCAATTGAAACCCTTCCAATCACTACTGGAGAATCAATGAGCATTAGTAATGTTGGGACTTTATCAGAATTCCAGACAATTGCAGAACCTGGAAGGGAGAAATCTGAGACTGAAGTTCAATTAGTAGCAGAAAAAGAAAGATTAGAAAAAGAACTGAGAGATGAACAGCACAGCCTTTACATT CTCAAGAAGAAGATTGAAAAATCATCTATAGCATTGGGAAAGTTAGATGCTGCATGGAGACCTGCCAAACCAGATGTCGATAAAGAAATTTTAACACAAGAAGAGAGACGATCTCTTAGGCAGATAGGATTGAAGATGGACAGGAGTTTAGTGCTTG GGAGACGCGGTGTTTTTGATGGTGTATTAGCAGGTCTCCATCAGCATTGGAAGCACAGAGAAGTTGTTAAGGTGATCACAATGCAGAAAATCTTTTCTCAGGTCATTCATACTGCAAATCTCCTGGAGGCAGAAAGTGGTGGAATTCTGGTTTCTGTAGACAAACTTAAAGAAGGCCATGCTATAATAATTTATCGGGGAAAGAACTACAGGCGCCCGGAATTGGTGCCGCAAAATCTTTTAAACAAAAGACTAGCTTTAAGTCGGTCCCTTGAAATGCAGAGACTTGGA TCATTGAAGTTTTATGCAAATCAAACGGAGCAGGCAATCTCTGATCTTAAGTGCAA GTAG
- the LOC107762071 gene encoding PR5-like receptor kinase, giving the protein MILLSVSAIYYLRSRRSNCKPLICWKSESEDHKIEEFMRSYGSHAPKLYNYLDLKKITNSFSHKIGQGGFGQVYKGELPDGRAVAVKVLTETNGDGEEYINEVASISRTSHVNIVGLLGFCYQRNKRALIYEYVSNGSLDKFLNNGPSGTTCPLEWTTLYRIAVGIARGLEYLHRGCNTRIVHFDIKPHNILLDQDFCPKISDFGLSKLCERKESILSMLGARGTVGYIAPEVCSRAFGNVSHKSDVYSYGMLVLEMVGVRNNVKVSQTSEVYFPDWIYEHLDLGKDLGLEGIMNGADEEMARKMMLVGLWCIQIKPSDRPAIEKAAEMLEGSLHSLQIPPKPVLFSSTNSIPESFASTSTSTTAYGKEASVLEPNIPFE; this is encoded by the coding sequence ATGATCCTACTATCAGTTTCAGCGATCTATTACCTCAGAAGTCGACGGTCGAATTGTAAGCCACTGATTTGCTGGAAGAGCGAATCAGAAGATCATAAAATTGAAGAATTCATGAGAAGCTACGGATCTCATGCTCCAAAGTTGTACAACTATTTGGatttaaagaaaataacaaaTTCATTCAGCCACAAAATAGGACAGGGAGGCTTTGGTCAAGTATACAAAGGAGAGCTACCCGATGGTCGAGCGGTAGCTGTAAAGGTGCTGACAGAAACTAATGGTGACGGAGAAGAATACATAAATGAAGTTGCCAGTATAAGTAGAACTTCCCATGTTAACATAGTAGGGCTTTTGGGATTTTGTTACCAAAGGAATAAGAGAGCCTTAATCTATGAATATGTGTCCAATGGTTCATTGGATAAATTCCTCAACAATGGACCATCTGGCACAACTTGTCCCTTGGAATGGACAACATTGTACAGGATTGCAGTTGGCATTGCTCGAGGTTTGGAATATTTACATCGAGGTTGTAACACAAGAATAGTGCACTTTGACATAAAACCTCATAACATTCTTTTGGACCAGGATTTCTGccctaaaatatctgattttggCCTTTCTAAATTGTGTGAGAGAAAGGAGAGTATCCTATCAATGTTGGGTGCCAGGGGAACGGTTGGATATATTGCTCCAGAAGTGTGCTCTAGAGCGTTTGGAAATGTCTCTCATAAATCAGATGTTTATAGCTACGGAATGCTGGTTCTTGAGATGGTTGGAGTGAGAAACAATGTTAAAGTGAGCCAAACTAGTGAAGTATACTTTCCAGATTGGATCTACGAACATCTCGATCTGGGGAAGGACCTAGGTCTAGAAGGTATTATGAACGGAGCAGATGAAGAAATGGCAAGGAAGATGATGTTAGTTGGCTTGTGGTGCATTCAGATTAAGCCGTCAGATCGACCAGCAATTGAGAAGGCAGCAGAAATGCTGGAGGGAAGCCTTCACTCCCTACAAATTCCACCAAAACCTGTCTTATTTTCTTCAACAAATTCCATCCCAGAGTCGTTTGCCTCCACATCCACATCCACAACAGCCTATGGAAAGGAGGCTTCAGTTCTGGAGCCAAATATCCCTTTCGAGTAA